From the genome of Macadamia integrifolia cultivar HAES 741 unplaced genomic scaffold, SCU_Mint_v3 scaffold2695, whole genome shotgun sequence, one region includes:
- the LOC122067075 gene encoding uncharacterized protein LOC122067075: MISIPEGIDIRPIEIEVTEDPAYCLAIEEGEAESLPNEIITDNAINLKNKQMREMCEQFKITHRNSSPYRPKMNGAVEAANNNLKRIIKKMAVTYKDWHDMLPYALHAYRTSIRTSTGATPYSLVYGMEAVLPIEGGRRSVPSLRVLMEAELEEAEWVRARYDQLNLIEEKRLNTICHGQCYPRRIARAYDKKVRPRSFKIGDLVLKKILGRPTGKIQAKLRRSLFFGKKGIFWRRAYSYLYGWI, from the exons ATGATCAGTATCCCAGAAGGTATTGATATCCGGCCAATAGAGATCGAAGTGACAGAGGATCCTGCATACTGTTTGGCAATCGAAGAAGGAGAAGCGGAAAG CCTCCCCAACGAAATAATCACGGATAATGCGATAAATTTGAAGAACAAGCAAATGAGGGAGATGTGTGAACAGTTCAAAATCACTCACCGCAACTCCTCTCCGTATCGCCCAAAAATGAATGGTGCTGTTGAAGCTGCAAATAATAACTTAAAGAGGATTATCAAAAAAATGGCAGTGACATACAAGGACTGGCACGACATGCTTCCATATGCTCTACACGCTTATCGCACCTCAATCCGAACATCAACCGGTGCCACTCCATATTCTCTCGTATACGGAATGGAGGCTGTCCTCCCGATcgagggtggtcgtagatcagtcCCCTCTCTGCGCGTTTTGATGGAAGCTGAACTTGAAGAAGCAGAATGGGTGAGAGCACGATATGACCAGCTTAATCTGATCGAGGAAAAGCGCCTAAACACGATTTGCCATGGCCAGTGTTATCCAAGAAGAATAGCACGGGCTTATGACAAGAAAGTTCGACCTCGAAGTTTCAAAATTGGGGATTTAGTGCTCAAGAAGATCCTAGGAAGACCCACGGGGAAAATTCAAGCCAAACTACGAAGGTccctattttttggtaaaaaaggtATTTTCTGGAGACGCGCTTATTCTTACCTATATGGATGGATATGA